The proteins below come from a single Oscillospiraceae bacterium genomic window:
- a CDS encoding DUF262 domain-containing protein, translating to MARYSVNNYTVETLLSNIKSGSIAIPEMQRPFVWDSSKVRDLVDSLYKGFPVGYIIVWQNPDVKLKDGTKSSGKKVLIDGQQRITAMAAAIVGQEVLDDHYKWKRISSVRLSSPPSRSLPSRPVGFPRHLPCKIISRY from the coding sequence ATGGCACGTTACAGCGTTAATAACTACACAGTTGAAACATTGCTTTCAAATATAAAATCTGGAAGCATTGCAATCCCGGAGATGCAGCGCCCTTTTGTTTGGGATAGCTCTAAAGTCAGAGATTTGGTGGACTCTTTGTATAAGGGATTTCCAGTAGGATACATCATTGTATGGCAAAACCCAGATGTTAAGCTGAAAGACGGAACAAAGTCCTCTGGCAAAAAGGTTCTGATTGATGGGCAGCAGCGTATTACGGCAATGGCTGCCGCAATAGTTGGGCAAGAGGTGTTGGACGACCACTATAAATGGAAACGTATATCATCAGTACGTCTATCAAGCCCTCCGTCGAGATCTTTGCCAAGCCGCCCCGTTGGATTCCCAAGGCACCTACCCTGCAAAATTATATCACGGTACTGA
- a CDS encoding carbohydrate ABC transporter permease, with the protein METYIISTSIKPSVEIFAKPPRWIPKAPTLQNYITVLTQSDIPKAFLNSFLTGLMAALASLLLGGSAGYAFARFRFRGNKGLSLFMLISQMLPLTVLMIPMYYMENRMGLIDTRFGLAMAHLVICMPLVTWMTRGYFKSIPKEMEEAAMVDGCNTVQTLWHIILPLLKPALAATGIYAFVSSWNEFALANVLTRSMSSRTVPIALNEFSSFFKVDWGQTMAAAALITLPVVIVFMLIQKQFVAGLASGAVKG; encoded by the coding sequence ATGGAAACGTATATCATCAGTACGTCTATCAAGCCCTCCGTCGAGATCTTTGCCAAGCCGCCCCGTTGGATTCCCAAGGCACCTACCCTGCAAAATTATATCACGGTACTGACCCAGAGCGACATTCCCAAGGCGTTTCTCAACAGCTTCCTTACGGGATTGATGGCCGCACTGGCCTCTCTGCTCCTGGGCGGAAGCGCGGGTTATGCCTTTGCGCGTTTCCGCTTCCGCGGCAACAAGGGGCTGTCGCTGTTCATGCTGATCAGCCAGATGCTGCCGCTGACGGTGCTGATGATCCCCATGTACTATATGGAAAACCGCATGGGACTGATCGATACTCGTTTCGGTCTGGCCATGGCGCATCTTGTGATCTGTATGCCGCTGGTCACCTGGATGACGCGGGGGTATTTTAAGAGCATTCCCAAGGAGATGGAGGAGGCCGCCATGGTGGACGGCTGCAATACGGTGCAGACGCTGTGGCACATCATTCTGCCGCTGCTGAAGCCTGCGCTGGCTGCCACCGGCATTTATGCCTTTGTATCCTCGTGGAACGAGTTCGCGCTTGCCAACGTCCTCACCCGTTCGATGTCAAGCCGCACGGTTCCCATCGCGCTGAATGAATTTTCCTCCTTCTTCAAGGTAGACTGGGGGCAGACCATGGCCGCTGCGGCTTTGATCACCCTGCCGGTCGTCATTGTATTTATGTTGATTCAGAAGCAGTTCGTCGCGGGCTTGGCCAGCGGCGCTGTAAAAGGATAA
- a CDS encoding RidA family protein has product MSETGKRLEQLGIQLPVRNRKGQGVVDAVIEDGMMYLSAHLPVDLEGKPVYTGKVGADVDLETAYQAARLCGLNALATIKDYVGELDRVDHVVKVLGLVNSAGDFSSQPAVINGFSDLMVEVFGRRGQHARSAMGAFALPMNVPVVVEMIAKLR; this is encoded by the coding sequence ATGAGTGAAACAGGAAAGAGACTGGAGCAGCTGGGCATTCAGCTGCCCGTTCGTAACCGTAAGGGACAAGGCGTCGTGGATGCGGTCATCGAAGACGGCATGATGTATCTGTCCGCCCATCTGCCCGTGGATCTGGAGGGGAAGCCCGTGTACACCGGAAAGGTGGGCGCGGACGTGGATCTGGAGACTGCATACCAGGCGGCGCGCCTGTGCGGCCTGAATGCCCTGGCTACCATCAAGGACTACGTGGGAGAGCTGGATCGGGTCGACCATGTGGTAAAGGTTCTGGGTCTGGTGAACAGCGCCGGAGATTTTTCCAGCCAGCCGGCTGTCATCAACGGCTTCTCTGATCTGATGGTGGAGGTATTCGGCCGCCGCGGACAGCACGCCCGCAGCGCCATGGGTGCCTTTGCTCTGCCGATGAATGTCCCGGTCGTCGTGGAAATGATTGCAAAGCTGCGCTGA
- a CDS encoding RidA family protein produces the protein MDTINRVFVDGAETEPTYKKKRGIVLLRREGQYIYISGHGPEDQVTGKPLFSGRIGKDLTPDEGRQAARECAIIILGALKDTLGTLDRVERFVKVFALVNCAEGFTDVDGVMDGFSDTLADVLEERGYHARTVMGTHNLPNGNIPCEVEAIIKVRD, from the coding sequence ATGGATACGATCAACCGTGTGTTTGTAGACGGTGCGGAGACCGAGCCGACCTATAAAAAGAAGAGGGGCATCGTGCTTCTGCGCCGGGAGGGGCAGTATATTTACATCTCCGGTCACGGCCCCGAGGATCAGGTGACGGGCAAGCCTTTGTTTTCCGGCCGGATTGGCAAAGATCTGACCCCGGATGAAGGCCGTCAGGCGGCTCGTGAGTGCGCCATCATCATTTTGGGCGCGCTGAAGGACACGCTGGGGACGCTGGATCGGGTGGAGCGCTTTGTAAAGGTGTTCGCTCTGGTGAACTGCGCCGAAGGATTTACCGATGTGGACGGCGTAATGGACGGATTTTCCGATACGCTGGCGGATGTACTGGAGGAGCGGGGATACCATGCCCGTACCGTAATGGGTACGCACAACCTGCCCAACGGCAATATCCCCTGCGAGGTAGAAGCCATCATCAAAGTGCGTGACTGA
- a CDS encoding lactonase family protein — protein MEDGAKFWLLSGYSGAGNDIVLTKVDADGTLTAQAALRTGENPSCLCAGTRPGVYYAGCEQAGEAAVLRLSAEPSGLRIDGRYAVPGTELCHLRTVGGGVLGCCYGSGDVFWMEPGGRVLWQASPAPGGHAHWGEVTPDGDAFVWADLGADSVFFCRLDDGQPWGDPQSVPLAPGSGPRQVIFLTRDLAAVILENGNAVALLRRGNAGWSVEDTVSCTRATGKNYPGGACLAPDGTLFVCNRGADTVAALRLWDGNLRYAGEWPAGGVWPRWVACSGNLLLAACQKSGCVCSHIWDGRGLRPADTLKLEHASCAVLLDSVQRERLE, from the coding sequence ATGGAAGACGGTGCGAAATTCTGGCTGCTGTCTGGTTACAGCGGCGCGGGTAACGACATCGTGCTGACAAAGGTGGACGCGGACGGAACGCTGACTGCGCAGGCAGCCCTGCGCACCGGCGAGAATCCCTCGTGCCTGTGTGCCGGAACCCGGCCCGGTGTTTATTACGCAGGCTGTGAACAGGCCGGAGAAGCCGCTGTACTGCGGCTCTCTGCCGAACCGTCTGGTTTACGGATCGACGGACGGTACGCGGTGCCGGGTACGGAGCTGTGCCATCTGCGCACCGTTGGGGGCGGCGTACTCGGCTGCTGCTACGGCAGTGGGGATGTGTTTTGGATGGAGCCGGGGGGACGTGTGCTTTGGCAGGCGTCTCCGGCACCCGGAGGCCACGCCCACTGGGGCGAGGTGACGCCGGATGGGGATGCCTTCGTCTGGGCGGATCTGGGCGCGGACAGCGTCTTTTTCTGCCGGCTGGATGACGGGCAGCCATGGGGCGACCCGCAAAGCGTTCCGCTTGCCCCGGGCAGCGGCCCCCGGCAGGTCATATTCCTGACGCGGGATCTGGCCGCGGTCATTTTGGAAAACGGCAATGCGGTGGCGCTGCTGCGCCGTGGAAATGCCGGATGGTCGGTGGAGGACACCGTATCCTGCACCCGGGCAACCGGGAAAAACTATCCCGGCGGCGCCTGCCTTGCGCCGGACGGAACACTGTTTGTATGTAACCGGGGAGCCGATACCGTTGCCGCGCTGCGGCTCTGGGACGGAAATCTGCGGTATGCAGGCGAATGGCCTGCGGGAGGCGTGTGGCCAAGGTGGGTTGCCTGCTCGGGGAACCTGCTGTTGGCGGCATGCCAAAAAAGCGGCTGCGTATGTAGTCATATCTGGGACGGAAGGGGTCTGCGGCCTGCGGACACGCTGAAGCTGGAACATGCATCCTGTGCGGTTTTGCTCGATTCCGTCCAGAGGGAGAGATTGGAATGA
- a CDS encoding amidohydrolase/deacetylase family metallohydrolase, translated as MNGKFDILLRGGRVIDPANGIDGVMDVAIKDGKIAAVGSVQGEAGKVLDVSGCIVTPGLVDMHCHCYPFFPHAADSLPTIHPDAHMFQQGVTTAVDAGTCGWRDFIRFKEEIIDKARVRVFAMLNIASTGMVHLDGEQDCREFHPALVAQMARAFPGVVVAIKTAHYWVGLPYDADHAPWASVDSMVEAAELSGLPCMADFQPNGPERTYQDLVLKHLRPGDIHTHVYAQQFPILDENGKVNDFLFQARERGIVFDLGHGAGSFWFRNAVPALRQGFYPDTISTDLYLDNVAGPVIGLLHVMSKYLSMGMPLPEVIMRTTKRPAEVLGMKGVGNLSVGGCADVAVLRTVEGPVHFADSGHARMAGNVRLECMATLRGGDIVYDPYALAMPDWETAPAPYWTAPGVL; from the coding sequence ATGAACGGGAAATTTGACATACTGCTGCGCGGAGGTCGGGTCATCGACCCCGCCAACGGCATCGACGGCGTGATGGACGTGGCGATCAAGGATGGAAAAATCGCGGCGGTAGGATCTGTGCAGGGAGAAGCCGGGAAGGTGCTGGATGTCTCCGGCTGCATCGTGACACCGGGACTGGTGGACATGCATTGCCACTGTTATCCGTTCTTCCCCCATGCGGCGGACAGCCTGCCCACGATCCACCCGGATGCGCATATGTTCCAGCAGGGCGTAACTACCGCCGTAGACGCAGGCACCTGCGGCTGGCGTGATTTTATCCGCTTCAAAGAGGAGATCATCGACAAGGCCCGCGTGCGTGTATTTGCCATGCTGAACATCGCCTCCACGGGTATGGTGCATCTGGACGGCGAACAGGACTGCCGAGAGTTCCACCCCGCACTGGTGGCGCAGATGGCGAGGGCCTTCCCCGGCGTTGTGGTGGCAATTAAGACGGCGCACTACTGGGTAGGGCTCCCCTATGACGCCGACCATGCGCCGTGGGCATCGGTGGACAGCATGGTGGAAGCCGCTGAGTTGAGCGGCCTGCCCTGCATGGCGGATTTCCAGCCCAACGGCCCCGAGCGCACCTACCAGGATCTGGTGCTAAAACACCTGCGCCCCGGTGATATCCATACCCATGTATATGCCCAGCAGTTCCCCATTCTGGATGAGAACGGCAAGGTGAACGACTTCCTGTTCCAGGCAAGGGAGCGGGGAATCGTGTTTGACCTGGGACACGGCGCGGGAAGCTTTTGGTTCCGGAATGCGGTGCCTGCCCTGCGGCAGGGCTTCTACCCGGATACGATTTCCACTGATCTGTACCTGGACAACGTGGCGGGGCCGGTGATCGGACTGCTTCATGTGATGTCCAAATATCTCAGCATGGGAATGCCGCTGCCCGAGGTGATCATGCGCACCACAAAGCGCCCTGCGGAGGTGCTGGGGATGAAGGGCGTTGGCAATCTGTCCGTGGGCGGATGCGCGGACGTGGCGGTGCTGCGTACCGTGGAAGGGCCGGTTCACTTTGCCGACAGTGGTCATGCCAGAATGGCGGGCAATGTGCGGCTGGAATGCATGGCCACCCTGCGTGGGGGTGACATCGTGTATGATCCGTATGCCCTCGCCATGCCGGATTGGGAGACGGCGCCCGCGCCGTATTGGACAGCTCCGGGCGTGCTGTAA
- a CDS encoding helix-turn-helix domain-containing protein, with the protein MSAGILDGFQTIIPTAAAVLSEKRQILRLTQQEVADRAKITLRQYQRLESGERNILTSSFGLACRVIEALDMDVSKFYHGDYYLEELKTIEGKRFGDRGKHQFK; encoded by the coding sequence ATGAGTGCCGGAATTTTAGATGGCTTTCAAACGATAATTCCAACGGCAGCGGCTGTCTTATCGGAAAAACGACAAATATTAAGGCTGACGCAACAAGAGGTTGCTGATCGCGCAAAAATAACATTACGTCAATATCAAAGGCTGGAATCTGGGGAAAGAAACATTTTGACTTCTTCTTTTGGCTTGGCGTGTCGGGTAATTGAAGCTCTTGATATGGATGTTTCTAAATTCTATCATGGTGACTATTACCTTGAAGAATTGAAAACTATTGAAGGCAAACGATTTGGTGACAGGGGAAAACATCAATTTAAATGA
- a CDS encoding RelA/SpoT domain-containing protein translates to MNEQLLKMNGLSVGILDALSFESHLGIPLKKNLHYFDKDLLIAELISMTEWLDEQEILSNIALDYRVKSLDSILLKYDRYYPDHQTRKVFNDILGFRAFCDSYDQILEEEFSPFRIADMAKGKAVDDGYRGVHVYYQKSGRHYPIEIQFNTLFDRQLNNWLHDYLYKKNYPVETGKIMREKYENGLIRNEHEFKEVLNNVLFGSKRS, encoded by the coding sequence ATGAATGAGCAATTGCTGAAAATGAATGGCTTATCGGTGGGAATTTTAGATGCACTATCATTTGAGTCGCATTTGGGAATTCCGTTGAAGAAGAACTTGCATTATTTTGATAAGGATTTGTTAATTGCTGAACTGATTTCGATGACTGAGTGGTTGGATGAACAGGAAATCCTTTCTAATATTGCGCTAGACTACAGGGTTAAGAGCTTGGATTCTATACTTTTGAAGTATGATCGTTACTATCCGGATCATCAGACACGAAAAGTGTTTAATGATATTCTGGGCTTCCGGGCTTTTTGTGATAGCTACGATCAAATATTAGAAGAAGAGTTTTCACCGTTCCGGATTGCTGATATGGCAAAAGGAAAGGCAGTGGATGATGGTTACAGGGGTGTCCATGTGTACTATCAGAAAAGTGGAAGACATTACCCCATAGAAATCCAATTTAATACGTTGTTTGATAGGCAATTAAATAACTGGCTTCACGATTATCTGTATAAAAAGAATTATCCCGTGGAAACAGGGAAGATAATGCGTGAAAAGTATGAAAATGGATTGATTCGGAATGAACATGAATTTAAGGAGGTGCTGAATAATGTGCTATTTGGTAGCAAAAGATCGTAA
- the rfbC gene encoding dTDP-4-dehydrorhamnose 3,5-epimerase: MGQIKVEKNVGGIEGLYVIEPAVHGDARGYFMETYNEKDMKEAGIDIHFVQDNQSMSTKGVLRGLHFQKQYPQCKLVRAVRGTVFDVAVDLRSDSKSYGKWYGVTLSAENKKQFLIPEGFAHGFLVLSDEAEFCYKVNDFWHPNDEGGMAWNDPEIGIEWPELKGEYKGSASAEGYTLEDGTALNLSDKDQKWLGLKDTFKF, translated from the coding sequence ATGGGACAGATTAAAGTTGAGAAAAATGTTGGTGGTATTGAAGGGCTTTATGTGATTGAGCCTGCTGTTCACGGTGATGCTCGTGGCTATTTCATGGAAACCTACAACGAGAAAGATATGAAAGAAGCTGGAATTGATATTCACTTCGTGCAGGATAATCAGTCTATGTCCACTAAGGGCGTTCTGCGCGGTTTGCATTTCCAGAAGCAGTATCCGCAGTGCAAGCTGGTACGCGCTGTGCGTGGTACTGTGTTTGATGTTGCGGTTGACCTGAGAAGTGATTCTAAGAGTTACGGCAAGTGGTATGGTGTGACTCTGTCTGCTGAGAACAAGAAGCAGTTCCTCATCCCGGAAGGCTTTGCACATGGCTTCCTGGTTCTGAGTGATGAAGCAGAGTTTTGCTACAAAGTCAATGACTTCTGGCATCCGAATGATGAAGGCGGCATGGCTTGGAACGACCCGGAGATCGGCATTGAATGGCCGGAGTTGAAGGGCGAATACAAGGGTAGTGCAAGCGCAGAGGGATACACGCTGGAAGATGGTACTGCACTGAACCTGAGTGATAAGGATCAGAAGTGGTTGGGACTGAAAGACACTTTTAAATTTTAA
- a CDS encoding YfhO family protein gives MEKEGKDVYLIQTMLFSLISACIIFGYFIFKSGGFFTVVDDFNAQQLPFATAVWNVLHSGDVGEWSWNIDLGSSFITTFSFYDLGSPFIWLSLLAPRGVFPYLAGFLYIIKYVTAATTAYLYLRLFVDKHQWAVIGALVYAFSGYQTTNLEFFHGGI, from the coding sequence ATGGAAAAGGAAGGAAAAGATGTTTACCTTATTCAGACAATGCTATTTTCATTAATATCTGCATGCATTATATTCGGATATTTTATTTTTAAAAGTGGAGGATTTTTCACAGTCGTTGATGATTTTAATGCACAGCAATTGCCATTTGCGACTGCAGTGTGGAACGTGCTTCATTCAGGCGATGTAGGAGAATGGAGCTGGAATATAGATTTAGGATCTTCTTTTATTACTACATTTAGCTTTTATGATTTGGGAAGTCCGTTTATTTGGTTGAGCCTATTGGCTCCAAGAGGTGTGTTCCCATATCTGGCTGGCTTTTTGTATATTATCAAATATGTAACTGCTGCAACAACAGCGTATCTTTATCTCAGACTTTTCGTTGATAAGCATCAATGGGCAGTGATCGGAGCACTTGTTTATGCGTTTTCTGGTTATCAAACGACAAATTTGGAATTTTTTCATGGGGGAATCTAA
- a CDS encoding acyltransferase, protein MRFLVIKRQIWNFFMGESKMRLFDKLWNCFMLSFKKVDAGDNLVIYGRLYVHGRKGGVKIGNNCMLMSSENVNPTSGMNHIHLVVGSDGTLEIGNRVGISHANITAYDKVVIEDDVLIGSGVKIWDTDFHPIDYTERIKSEVDGTTKPIVIREGAFIGGCSIILKGADIGKRAVIGAGSVVTGKIPDDEVWAGNPARFIKKLKNELVGERDNE, encoded by the coding sequence ATGCGTTTTCTGGTTATCAAACGACAAATTTGGAATTTTTTCATGGGGGAATCTAAAATGAGGTTGTTTGATAAATTGTGGAATTGTTTTATGCTTTCCTTTAAAAAGGTAGATGCAGGAGACAACTTAGTTATCTACGGGAGACTCTATGTACATGGTAGAAAAGGCGGGGTAAAGATTGGAAATAATTGTATGTTGATGTCTAGTGAAAATGTCAACCCTACATCAGGCATGAATCATATTCACCTGGTGGTAGGAAGTGATGGTACACTCGAAATCGGAAATCGTGTTGGAATAAGTCACGCGAATATTACAGCATATGATAAAGTTGTAATTGAAGATGATGTTTTGATTGGATCTGGAGTGAAAATATGGGATACCGATTTTCATCCAATAGATTATACAGAACGGATAAAATCAGAGGTTGATGGAACAACGAAACCAATTGTTATACGAGAAGGAGCGTTCATTGGAGGCTGCTCAATAATATTAAAGGGTGCTGACATTGGAAAGAGAGCAGTTATTGGAGCAGGCTCAGTCGTGACGGGTAAAATACCAGATGATGAAGTCTGGGCAGGAAACCCTGCAAGGTTTATAAAAAAGCTAAAAAATGAACTGGTTGGAGAACGCGATAATGAATGA
- a CDS encoding glycosyltransferase, with protein MKEESYMTSGKCEILFSIITVCFNEEDTIRKTIESVLNQTFCNYEYIVCDGGSTDGTLKIVESYRAAFENKKIRFIVHSEKDGGIYFGMNIGVRLSNGAYLNFLNAGDQFHDDEVLSKISHCIQKDNIDILYGDIIKIERGYGKKEIGSLQTIEKGMSICHQAMFIKSELMKEHPYNTHYKIVADYDFTLSMWKQGKRFVHIDEIVVNFRAGGVSTTQVERITKEYCEVQEKEGIAFDYRNRFVTTNKNLKHENIKKKIPFFMWAIYNRVRGRKKY; from the coding sequence ATGAAAGAAGAGAGTTATATGACGAGTGGGAAATGTGAAATACTTTTTTCAATCATAACAGTCTGCTTTAATGAAGAAGATACGATTAGAAAGACTATTGAGTCTGTCCTAAATCAGACATTCTGCAACTATGAATACATTGTGTGTGATGGCGGTAGCACAGATGGAACATTAAAGATTGTTGAGTCATATAGAGCGGCATTTGAAAATAAGAAAATTCGATTTATTGTCCATTCGGAAAAAGACGGTGGAATTTATTTTGGTATGAATATCGGCGTGCGACTTTCGAATGGCGCATATTTAAATTTTTTGAATGCGGGTGATCAGTTTCATGATGATGAGGTACTCTCTAAAATAAGTCACTGTATACAAAAGGATAATATAGATATTTTGTATGGGGATATTATTAAAATTGAAAGAGGTTATGGCAAGAAAGAGATAGGCAGCCTACAAACAATAGAAAAGGGGATGTCTATTTGTCATCAGGCAATGTTCATTAAATCAGAGCTAATGAAAGAACATCCGTATAATACTCACTATAAAATTGTGGCTGATTATGATTTTACATTATCAATGTGGAAACAAGGTAAAAGGTTTGTGCATATTGATGAGATTGTCGTCAACTTTAGAGCAGGGGGAGTAAGCACAACTCAAGTTGAAAGAATTACAAAAGAGTATTGTGAGGTTCAAGAAAAGGAAGGCATTGCATTCGATTATCGAAATAGATTTGTCACAACAAATAAAAATTTGAAACATGAGAACATCAAGAAGAAAATTCCATTTTTTATGTGGGCTATATATAATCGCGTGCGTGGAAGGAAAAAATATTAA
- a CDS encoding glycosyltransferase family 4 protein: MKVAIVINELNIRGGTHKQVLRLCEYLEEQKIEMLLLTKYYDPEKTYPEFEKYHPVSLYDTFEEFQKHRSLFDKIRSTRRFLKMVPDDYEIVNIHDGGLQWITCLATFRKNTKVVWQINDLPSCFRVGVGKRGETRKSDTVQCRFNSWIASRVDAITVNVTKNKERVESCMGKAADVFYCGVDVNGALKKHEYHNEMKHQVKLLSTGVFFSYRNYETLVLVVDYLRSKGYKVKLDIIGSTDKDKDYANKILALIKEKKLENDIKIWGQVDEITYNTLYNQADIFAFINIDQSWGLTVFEAMSAGIPTLVSNSVGAIELLHNGEDAIIVEPKDVREIADQMIALMEDGEYYNRISEKAYNAVKDYTWEKLYSSKMVKLFDELLRK; the protein is encoded by the coding sequence ATGAAAGTAGCAATTGTTATAAATGAATTAAATATACGAGGAGGAACACATAAACAAGTTCTGAGGCTTTGTGAATATTTGGAAGAACAAAAAATTGAAATGCTTTTATTAACAAAGTATTATGATCCTGAAAAGACCTATCCAGAGTTTGAAAAGTACCATCCAGTAAGCCTGTATGACACATTTGAGGAATTTCAGAAGCATAGAAGCCTATTTGACAAGATCAGAAGCACTCGGCGATTCTTGAAGATGGTTCCAGATGATTACGAAATCGTTAATATTCATGACGGTGGTTTGCAATGGATTACCTGTCTTGCAACATTCAGAAAAAACACGAAAGTGGTTTGGCAAATCAATGATTTGCCAAGTTGTTTCCGTGTTGGCGTTGGTAAGAGGGGAGAAACAAGAAAAAGTGATACGGTGCAATGCCGATTCAACAGCTGGATTGCAAGCCGGGTAGATGCAATCACGGTCAATGTTACTAAAAACAAAGAACGGGTTGAGTCTTGTATGGGAAAAGCCGCTGATGTATTTTATTGCGGAGTTGATGTAAATGGTGCTTTGAAGAAACACGAATACCATAATGAAATGAAACATCAAGTCAAGTTGTTGTCGACAGGCGTGTTTTTCAGTTATCGCAACTATGAGACACTTGTCCTTGTGGTTGATTATCTGCGCAGCAAAGGATATAAGGTAAAGCTAGATATTATTGGAAGTACAGACAAGGATAAAGATTATGCGAATAAGATTTTGGCTCTAATCAAAGAAAAAAAGCTTGAAAATGATATTAAAATCTGGGGGCAGGTAGATGAAATAACCTACAATACCCTTTATAATCAGGCGGATATCTTTGCGTTTATTAATATTGACCAGAGTTGGGGCCTAACAGTCTTTGAGGCAATGAGTGCGGGCATTCCTACGCTTGTATCGAACAGCGTGGGGGCAATTGAACTGCTCCATAATGGCGAAGACGCAATCATCGTAGAACCTAAAGATGTCAGAGAAATTGCAGATCAGATGATTGCCTTGATGGAAGATGGAGAGTACTATAATCGTATTTCCGAAAAGGCGTATAATGCAGTGAAGGATTATACATGGGAAAAACTGTATTCGTCGAAGATGGTAAAGCTATTTGACGAACTGTTAAGGAAATGA
- a CDS encoding FAD-dependent oxidoreductase codes for MKYLILGAGPAGLTLANKLKQMGITDFCVLEKEKTAGGLCRSADVDGSAFDIGGGHFLDVRRPKVNEFLFGFMPEDEWNKFTRDSRIVVNGNVVNHPIEANIWQMKIDDQVDYLKSIAAAGCNVGTKMPENFVDWIYWKLGNRVAQDYMIPYNQKMFSKELNQLGTYWLEKLPNVSFEDTLRSCLTHKPYGKQPGHAEFYYPKEYGYGELWLRMADAIRNQIEYNKAVKSIDFNTHEVRATDGSSYTADVIITTIPWPEFSGLIGMPEEIKHSISKLKYSSIQTEYFEENLDTPCHWIYYPDPKLPYHRILVRHNFCANSKGYWTETNSERICMEEPNNNFKYLNQYAYPLNTVEKPQIMKELLAWSKEHHVIGLGRWGEHQHYNSDVTVELAMKLADELTEQ; via the coding sequence ATGAAATATCTGATTCTTGGTGCCGGCCCCGCAGGCTTAACACTAGCAAATAAACTGAAGCAAATGGGGATTACTGACTTCTGTGTCCTTGAAAAGGAAAAAACTGCTGGTGGTTTGTGTCGTTCAGCAGATGTGGATGGCTCGGCTTTTGATATTGGTGGCGGTCATTTTCTGGATGTTAGACGTCCTAAGGTAAATGAGTTTCTTTTTGGCTTTATGCCAGAAGATGAGTGGAACAAATTTACCAGGGACAGTCGGATTGTTGTAAACGGGAATGTTGTAAATCATCCGATAGAGGCTAATATCTGGCAGATGAAAATAGATGACCAGGTAGATTATTTGAAGTCAATCGCTGCCGCTGGGTGCAATGTCGGAACAAAAATGCCGGAGAACTTTGTAGACTGGATTTATTGGAAACTTGGGAATCGAGTTGCACAAGATTATATGATTCCTTACAACCAGAAAATGTTCAGTAAAGAACTGAATCAGTTGGGAACATATTGGCTGGAAAAGCTTCCAAATGTCAGCTTTGAGGATACACTGCGTTCCTGTCTGACCCATAAGCCATATGGTAAACAGCCGGGTCACGCTGAGTTTTATTATCCGAAAGAATATGGTTATGGGGAATTGTGGTTGCGCATGGCAGATGCTATTCGTAATCAAATCGAATATAATAAAGCCGTTAAAAGTATCGATTTCAACACGCATGAGGTGCGCGCAACCGATGGAAGCAGCTATACTGCGGATGTGATCATTACCACAATTCCATGGCCAGAATTCTCGGGATTGATTGGAATGCCGGAAGAAATCAAGCATAGTATTTCAAAATTGAAATATAGCTCTATCCAAACGGAATATTTTGAAGAAAATCTGGATACACCTTGCCATTGGATATATTATCCGGACCCGAAGCTTCCCTACCACCGAATTTTGGTGCGGCACAATTTCTGCGCCAACAGTAAGGGGTATTGGACGGAAACAAACAGCGAAAGAATTTGTATGGAAGAACCGAACAACAATTTCAAGTACCTGAACCAGTATGCTTATCCATTGAATACAGTTGAAAAACCGCAGATCATGAAGGAACTTCTTGCATGGAGCAAAGAGCATCATGTGATTGGCTTGGGACGCTGGGGTGAACACCAGCATTACAACTCAGATGTTACTGTTGAACTGGCGATGAAATTGGCAGATGAACTGACTGAGCAATAA